In Erythrobacter litoralis HTCC2594, a single genomic region encodes these proteins:
- the rpsU gene encoding 30S ribosomal protein S21 → MQIMVRDNNVDQALRALKKKLQREGVYREMKLRRHYEKPSEKRAREKAAAVRRARKMERKRMERDGIK, encoded by the coding sequence ATGCAAATCATGGTTCGCGATAACAATGTCGATCAGGCTCTCCGCGCGCTCAAGAAGAAGCTGCAGCGCGAGGGGGTGTATCGCGAAATGAAGCTGCGTCGCCACTACGAAAAGCCGAGCGAAAAGCGCGCCCGTGAAAAGGCCGCTGCCGTGCGCCGCGCCCGCAAGATGGAGCGCAAGCGCATGGAGCGTGATGGCATCAAATAA
- the gatA gene encoding Asp-tRNA(Asn)/Glu-tRNA(Gln) amidotransferase subunit GatA has protein sequence MSSELTELGVADIRDGVADGSFTAREVAEAFNAQVAAAKDLGAFIVETPEKALEAAAAVDAARANGETLGSMAGVPIGMKDLFCTDGVQTTAASHILEGFVPQYESTVSANLWRAGAGMLGKLNMDQFAMGSSNETSYFGPVKSPWRKAGSNTALTPGGSSGGSSSAVAARLCPAATGTDTGGSIRQPAAITGTTGIKPTYGRCSRWGVVAFASSLDQAGPIARSVRDCAIMLEAMAGFDPKDATSLDMPVPQWEAGLSADLSGKKIGIPREYRMDGTPQDILDSWERGKKWLKDAGAEIVDISLPHTKYALPAYYIIAPAEASSNLARYDGVRYGLRDLPDGAGLQDMYAATREEGFGDEVKRRILIGTYVLSAGFYDAYYNQAQKIRTLVARDFEQAWAECDLILAPTTPNAAFGLGEMQADPLAMYLNDVFAVPASLAGLPAISVPGGLNSDGLPLGLQLVGKPFDEQGVLNAGLAIEQRNGFTARPETWWA, from the coding sequence ATGAGTAGTGAACTAACCGAACTCGGCGTCGCAGACATCCGCGACGGGGTTGCCGATGGCAGCTTCACCGCCCGCGAAGTGGCGGAGGCCTTCAACGCGCAGGTGGCCGCAGCCAAGGACCTCGGCGCTTTTATCGTCGAGACGCCGGAAAAGGCGCTCGAAGCCGCCGCTGCGGTCGATGCGGCGCGCGCGAATGGCGAAACGCTCGGCAGCATGGCCGGGGTGCCGATCGGCATGAAGGACCTGTTCTGCACCGACGGCGTGCAGACCACCGCAGCCAGCCACATCCTCGAAGGCTTCGTGCCGCAGTACGAGTCGACCGTCAGCGCCAACCTGTGGCGCGCCGGTGCGGGCATGCTGGGCAAGCTCAACATGGACCAGTTCGCGATGGGCTCGTCCAACGAGACATCCTATTTCGGCCCGGTGAAGAGCCCGTGGCGGAAAGCCGGGAGCAACACTGCGCTGACGCCGGGCGGCTCTTCTGGTGGCTCCAGTTCCGCTGTTGCTGCGCGGCTGTGCCCGGCCGCGACCGGTACCGACACCGGCGGCTCGATCCGCCAGCCCGCCGCGATCACCGGCACGACCGGGATCAAGCCGACCTACGGCCGTTGCAGCCGCTGGGGCGTCGTGGCCTTTGCCAGCAGCCTCGACCAGGCCGGCCCGATAGCGCGCAGCGTCCGGGATTGCGCGATCATGCTCGAGGCCATGGCGGGTTTCGATCCCAAGGATGCGACCAGCCTGGATATGCCTGTGCCCCAGTGGGAAGCGGGCCTTTCTGCGGACCTCAGCGGCAAGAAGATCGGCATTCCGCGCGAATACCGCATGGACGGCACCCCGCAGGATATTCTCGACAGCTGGGAACGCGGCAAGAAATGGCTTAAGGATGCAGGCGCAGAGATCGTCGATATCTCGCTGCCGCACACCAAATATGCGCTGCCCGCCTATTACATCATCGCGCCGGCCGAAGCTTCCAGCAACCTCGCGCGCTATGACGGCGTGCGTTACGGCCTGCGCGACCTGCCCGATGGCGCGGGACTGCAAGACATGTATGCCGCCACTCGCGAGGAAGGCTTCGGCGACGAGGTCAAGCGCCGCATCCTGATCGGCACCTATGTGCTGAGCGCGGGCTTCTACGACGCCTATTACAACCAGGCGCAGAAGATCCGCACGCTGGTCGCGCGCGACTTCGAGCAGGCTTGGGCCGAATGCGACCTGATCCTCGCCCCGACCACGCCCAATGCGGCTTTCGGCCTCGGCGAAATGCAGGCCGATCCGCTGGCGATGTATCTCAACGATGTCTTCGCCGTCCCCGCCTCGCTCGCAGGCCTGCCCGCGATAAGCGTGCCGGGCGGTCTGAACTCGGACGGCCTTCCGCTCGGCCTGCAACTGGTCGGCAAGCCCTTCGACGAGCAGGGCGTGCTAAACGCCGGTCTCGCCATCGAGCAGCGCAATGGGTTCACCGCCAGGCCGGAGACATGGTGGGCGTGA
- the crcB gene encoding fluoride efflux transporter CrcB, with protein sequence MSTLPPLYATLNVALGGAIGAVLRYQMGRWMTGWLGAPAMSVFPWATLAINALGSLLMGVLAGVLFKLSPGVQDQWRLLIGTGILGGFTTFSAFSLEVWVMVERGQPAFAALYVVLSVSLAISALVFGLMLTRLFA encoded by the coding sequence GTGAGTACCCTTCCCCCACTTTACGCCACACTCAATGTCGCCCTCGGCGGCGCGATCGGTGCCGTGTTGCGCTACCAGATGGGCCGCTGGATGACCGGCTGGCTCGGCGCACCGGCGATGAGCGTCTTTCCCTGGGCAACGCTCGCCATCAATGCGCTGGGCAGCTTGCTGATGGGCGTGCTGGCGGGCGTGCTGTTCAAGCTTTCGCCCGGCGTGCAGGACCAATGGCGGCTGTTGATCGGCACCGGTATCCTCGGCGGCTTCACCACTTTCAGCGCCTTCAGCCTCGAAGTCTGGGTGATGGTCGAGCGCGGGCAACCGGCCTTCGCCGCGCTCTATGTCGTGCTGTCGGTCTCGCTTGCGATCAGCGCGCTGGTGTTCGGTCTGATGCTGACCCGGCTGTTCGCATGA
- the gatC gene encoding Asp-tRNA(Asn)/Glu-tRNA(Gln) amidotransferase subunit GatC — protein MSVDKETVAKIASLARIKMTDAELEKMAPELSNILDWVEQLGEVDTSDVEPMTAVIPNTLRLREDEVNADPLTGGGVRDKVLANAPAAEHGFFGVPKVIE, from the coding sequence ATGTCCGTCGACAAGGAAACCGTAGCCAAGATCGCTTCGCTCGCGCGGATCAAGATGACCGATGCCGAGCTGGAGAAGATGGCGCCCGAACTTTCGAACATCCTCGACTGGGTCGAGCAGCTGGGCGAGGTCGACACGTCCGATGTCGAGCCGATGACCGCAGTCATTCCCAACACGTTGCGCCTCCGCGAAGACGAGGTGAACGCCGACCCGCTGACCGGCGGCGGCGTGCGCGACAAGGTGCTGGCGAATGCGCCTGCGGCGGAGCATGGGTTCTTCGGTGTGCCGAAGGTGATTGAATGA
- a CDS encoding tRNA (cytidine(34)-2'-O)-methyltransferase → MTAIVLVHPEIPGNTGAVGRTCVALDMELVLIHPLGFAIDDKRVKRSGLDYWPHIRLVECASWDAFLAERAPRADQLFLFEEYAPRSFYEPDYPKDAYLVFGRETKGLPQGIVAAHRAQMVSLPMRSDKVRSLNLANTVAAAAYQAMRGQLS, encoded by the coding sequence GTGACTGCAATCGTCCTCGTCCACCCGGAAATTCCCGGTAACACCGGCGCGGTGGGGCGGACCTGCGTCGCGCTCGACATGGAGCTGGTGCTGATCCACCCGCTCGGCTTTGCCATCGACGACAAGCGGGTGAAGCGTTCTGGGCTCGATTACTGGCCCCATATCCGGCTCGTCGAATGTGCCAGCTGGGACGCGTTTCTCGCCGAACGCGCGCCGCGCGCGGACCAGCTGTTCCTGTTCGAGGAATATGCGCCGCGCAGCTTTTACGAGCCGGACTATCCCAAGGATGCCTATCTCGTCTTCGGGCGCGAGACCAAAGGGTTGCCACAGGGCATAGTCGCGGCCCATCGCGCGCAGATGGTCAGCCTGCCAATGCGTTCGGACAAGGTCCGCTCGCTTAACCTCGCCAACACGGTTGCGGCGGCGGCGTATCAGGCGATGCGGGGGCAGCTCAGCTGA
- the gatB gene encoding Asp-tRNA(Asn)/Glu-tRNA(Gln) amidotransferase subunit GatB has translation MSTYRIQGATGEWEVVIGLEVHAQVTSNAKLFSGASTEFGAEPNAQVSLVDAAMPGMLPVPNRECIRQAVRTGMAIEAQINTWSRFDRKNYFYADLPQGYQISQLYHPLVGEGQLLIEADEKAGISEDKVIGIERIHVEQDAGKLMHDQHPTMSYVDLNRCGVALMEIVSRPDMRSPAEAGAYVRKLRAILRYVGSCDGNMEEGSMRADVNVSVRRPGEEFGTRTETKNVNSVRFVMQVIEYEANRQVDLIESGGAVEQETRLFDPGTGTTRTMRSKEDAHDYRYFPDPDLLPLELEDSFLDECRASLPELPDAKRQRYENELGLTPYNARELTAEVETFARFETLLAATAKAIGEDEKKVATQVANWALSVAPGVIKSLGDEAHVENATAERQAAILKMQDAGEISGGQAKEIFEIVLKEGGDPATIADEKGLKQVSDTGAIEAAIDEILANNEDKVEQYKCGKDKLFGFFVGQTMKAMQGKANPAVVNQILKDKLG, from the coding sequence ATGAGCACTTACCGCATCCAGGGCGCAACCGGCGAATGGGAGGTCGTGATCGGCCTCGAAGTCCACGCGCAGGTCACTTCCAATGCTAAGCTGTTTTCGGGCGCGTCGACCGAGTTCGGGGCCGAGCCTAACGCGCAGGTCAGCCTCGTCGATGCCGCGATGCCGGGCATGCTGCCAGTGCCCAACCGCGAGTGCATCCGCCAGGCGGTGCGCACCGGCATGGCGATCGAGGCGCAGATCAACACATGGTCCCGGTTCGACCGCAAGAACTACTTCTATGCCGACCTGCCGCAGGGCTACCAGATCAGCCAGCTTTACCACCCGCTGGTGGGCGAGGGGCAGCTGCTGATCGAAGCCGACGAGAAGGCGGGCATTTCGGAAGACAAGGTCATCGGAATCGAGCGCATCCATGTCGAGCAGGATGCCGGCAAGCTGATGCACGACCAGCACCCGACCATGTCCTATGTCGACCTCAACCGCTGCGGCGTGGCGCTGATGGAAATCGTCAGCCGCCCGGACATGCGCTCGCCCGCCGAGGCGGGGGCCTATGTGCGCAAGCTGCGCGCGATCCTGCGCTATGTCGGCTCGTGCGACGGCAATATGGAAGAAGGCTCGATGCGCGCAGACGTGAATGTTTCGGTGCGCCGCCCGGGCGAAGAATTCGGTACGCGGACCGAGACCAAGAACGTCAACTCGGTGCGTTTCGTCATGCAAGTGATCGAATACGAAGCCAACCGGCAGGTCGACCTGATTGAGAGCGGGGGCGCGGTCGAACAGGAAACCCGCCTGTTCGATCCGGGCACCGGCACCACGCGGACCATGCGCAGCAAGGAAGACGCGCACGATTATCGCTACTTCCCCGATCCCGACCTGCTGCCGCTGGAGCTGGAGGACAGTTTCCTCGACGAATGCCGAGCGAGCCTGCCCGAACTGCCCGATGCCAAGCGCCAGCGTTATGAAAACGAGCTAGGCCTGACGCCCTACAATGCGCGCGAACTGACCGCGGAGGTCGAGACTTTCGCCCGCTTCGAAACGCTGCTCGCCGCCACCGCCAAGGCCATCGGCGAGGACGAGAAAAAGGTCGCCACGCAAGTCGCCAACTGGGCCCTGTCGGTCGCGCCGGGCGTGATTAAGTCGCTGGGTGACGAAGCGCATGTCGAAAACGCCACCGCCGAGCGCCAAGCCGCCATACTCAAGATGCAGGACGCGGGCGAGATTTCGGGCGGCCAGGCCAAGGAAATCTTCGAGATCGTCCTCAAGGAAGGCGGCGACCCCGCCACCATCGCCGACGAGAAGGGCCTCAAGCAGGTCAGCGACACCGGCGCCATCGAAGCCGCGATCGACGAGATCCTTGCCAACAACGAAGACAAGGTCGAGCAATACAAGTGCGGCAAGGACAAGCTGTTCGGCTTCTTCGTCGGCCAGACGATGAAAGCGATGCAGGGCAAAGCCAATCCGGCGGTGGTGAACCAGATCCTCAAGGACAAGCTCGGCTGA
- a CDS encoding FKBP-type peptidyl-prolyl cis-trans isomerase codes for MTEVTRVPLQPIAKGSLTKLWLGVIVAVLIGAGVAWAAVPKGVSVETITAGSGGSPSIGDVAFVKYKGTLADGTVFDESGPSPFPPGIFPEGTPFLLEEGQVVDGFLIGLQQMEKGGTYELYIPSEFAYGDEPRPGSPIPPGADLTFEVELVDFMSREDAERRVMAMQQAMEAQQGGEGGVAPPPPPQQVPGPPPQN; via the coding sequence ATGACCGAAGTTACCCGCGTTCCGCTCCAGCCGATTGCCAAGGGCTCGCTGACCAAGCTGTGGCTGGGCGTCATCGTCGCCGTGCTGATCGGCGCAGGCGTCGCCTGGGCCGCGGTGCCCAAGGGTGTAAGCGTCGAAACCATCACCGCCGGTTCGGGCGGTAGCCCGTCGATCGGCGATGTCGCCTTCGTGAAATACAAGGGCACGCTGGCCGACGGTACCGTGTTCGACGAAAGCGGCCCGTCGCCGTTCCCCCCGGGCATCTTCCCCGAAGGCACGCCCTTCCTGCTCGAGGAAGGCCAGGTGGTCGATGGCTTCCTGATCGGTCTCCAGCAGATGGAAAAGGGCGGCACCTATGAGCTCTATATCCCGTCCGAATTCGCCTATGGCGACGAGCCGCGCCCCGGATCGCCGATCCCGCCGGGCGCCGACCTCACTTTCGAAGTCGAACTCGTCGATTTCATGAGCCGCGAAGATGCCGAGCGCCGCGTGATGGCGATGCAGCAGGCGATGGAAGCGCAGCAGGGCGGCGAGGGCGGTGTCGCTCCTCCGCCCCCGCCACAGCAGGTCCCCGGCCCGCCGCCGCAGAACTAA
- a CDS encoding RluA family pseudouridine synthase, whose translation MTRRQDPDGVRQFTVEADDEGVRLDRWFKRNLPQVGFGTISRWARTGQLRVDGKRARPEDRLAAGQVLRIPPGGEDPERNPRARKPLSPEQVRMAQDMVIKETKSAIVLNKPPGLATQGGTKTTKHVDGLLDAFVDGEDDPRPRLVHRLDKDTSGVLLIARTPGSAAAYSKRFAGRSAKKVYWALVVGVPDLHEGEIDAPLAKQPGTGGEKMHVDEENGQPAKTRYRVVERAGNRACWVELEPMTGRTHQLRVHMAAMGHPIVGDGKYGGQDAFLTGSVSRKMHLHARRLIIAQPAENGKSGGKLDVTADLPEHFAASMEQLGFDISLSKARPLREDITEKTPAEKKQAARQHAKQYRKSQRSPRRARGGDTTRKLGKKSGGAKVKRGRKPGGPGGKKK comes from the coding sequence ATGACGAGACGGCAGGATCCCGACGGCGTGCGGCAATTCACCGTCGAAGCGGACGATGAAGGCGTCCGGCTCGACCGCTGGTTCAAGCGCAACCTGCCGCAGGTCGGTTTCGGCACGATCTCGCGCTGGGCACGGACCGGGCAATTGCGCGTCGACGGCAAACGCGCCAGGCCCGAGGACCGGCTGGCGGCGGGCCAGGTGCTGCGCATTCCACCAGGCGGCGAAGACCCCGAGCGCAATCCGCGCGCCCGCAAGCCGCTGAGCCCGGAGCAGGTCCGGATGGCGCAGGACATGGTCATCAAGGAGACCAAGAGCGCGATCGTCCTCAACAAGCCGCCGGGCCTCGCGACGCAGGGCGGGACCAAGACGACGAAGCATGTCGATGGACTGCTCGATGCCTTTGTCGATGGGGAGGACGATCCGCGCCCGCGCCTCGTCCACCGGCTCGACAAGGACACCAGCGGTGTCCTGTTGATTGCGCGCACCCCGGGCAGCGCGGCGGCCTATTCCAAGCGCTTCGCGGGCCGATCGGCCAAGAAAGTCTACTGGGCGTTGGTGGTCGGCGTGCCCGACTTGCATGAAGGCGAGATCGACGCGCCGCTCGCCAAACAGCCGGGAACCGGCGGCGAGAAAATGCATGTCGACGAAGAGAACGGCCAACCGGCCAAGACCCGCTACCGCGTGGTCGAACGGGCCGGCAACCGGGCCTGCTGGGTCGAACTCGAGCCGATGACCGGACGGACCCACCAGCTCCGCGTACACATGGCGGCGATGGGGCACCCGATCGTGGGCGATGGCAAATATGGTGGGCAGGACGCATTTCTGACCGGAAGCGTCAGCCGCAAGATGCACCTGCATGCGCGGCGGCTGATCATCGCGCAGCCCGCCGAGAACGGGAAAAGCGGAGGCAAGCTCGATGTAACGGCCGACCTGCCCGAGCATTTCGCGGCCTCGATGGAGCAATTGGGCTTCGACATTTCGCTCAGCAAGGCGCGCCCGCTGCGCGAGGACATTACCGAAAAGACCCCGGCTGAAAAGAAGCAGGCCGCGCGCCAGCACGCCAAGCAATATCGCAAGTCGCAGCGTTCACCCCGCCGGGCGCGTGGCGGCGATACGACCCGAAAACTCGGCAAGAAGTCGGGCGGCGCGAAGGTGAAGCGCGGCAGGAAACCGGGTGGGCCCGGAGGCAAGAAAAAGTGA
- a CDS encoding HAD-IA family hydrolase: MTARLAVFDCDGTLVDGQGAVCDAMEAAFAAASLPAPDRRDVRQIVGLSLPQAIRMLAREASDDQVAQAVDAYKASFFEARQQGRVHEPLFDGIVPLLDRLGTGGWALAVATGKSNRGLHTVLTQHGLIERFASLQGADHHPSKPHPAMLHVAMEEAFAEPAATVMIGDTTYDIEMGRAAGTRAIGVAWGYHPREALLDAGAEAVAETPEQLGDMLDG, from the coding sequence GTGACCGCCCGCCTCGCCGTATTCGATTGCGACGGGACGCTGGTCGATGGCCAGGGCGCGGTGTGCGACGCGATGGAAGCGGCGTTTGCCGCGGCCTCGCTGCCCGCGCCGGACCGCCGCGATGTGCGGCAGATCGTCGGGCTGAGCCTGCCGCAGGCGATCCGCATGCTGGCCCGCGAGGCGAGTGACGATCAGGTCGCGCAGGCTGTCGATGCCTACAAGGCGAGCTTCTTCGAGGCCCGCCAGCAGGGCCGCGTGCACGAGCCGTTGTTCGACGGGATCGTGCCTTTGCTCGACCGGCTCGGAACGGGTGGATGGGCGCTGGCGGTCGCGACCGGCAAGAGCAATCGCGGGCTGCACACAGTCCTCACCCAGCACGGCCTGATCGAACGCTTCGCCAGCCTGCAGGGCGCGGACCATCATCCGTCAAAGCCGCATCCGGCCATGCTGCATGTTGCGATGGAAGAGGCGTTCGCCGAGCCCGCCGCGACCGTGATGATCGGCGATACCACCTACGATATCGAAATGGGCCGCGCCGCAGGCACGCGCGCGATCGGGGTCGCCTGGGGCTATCACCCGCGCGAGGCCTTGCTCGACGCGGGCGCGGAAGCCGTCGCCGAAACGCCTGAACAATTGGGGGATATGCTCGATGGATGA
- a CDS encoding glycosyltransferase family 2 protein, with protein sequence MVGVTSSSVGPSFGIVYTVKNEARLLPDALKWHRTLGAQRFYVFLDGTTDSMRDWLDKQRDVMVRESVPPDEVRDAPGFSKKLAKGWGSFIDARKNLNAWVAARLALKDGIAWLAMIDPDELLLPDPSGGVDPIAMQSLLAGQEPDVAQVLLPNCDVLPDGAARAYPFAHRHFQARFPALEAAWRTSRKALSVVSNPLKVARYDQWYWDKALGRDLPRRLFHPETGEAIPAGYFLSYSSHKSILRTRLARGWLPTIHHWKKGDGEGETVKAKRAKMLHFDFTDAESYLHKFGQRRGNREERPVHFAARRAIGDIALDCNEADARRFFDECLTVSDPARIAHLVKRGVALDLPQVERFFVGEGGAA encoded by the coding sequence ATGGTGGGCGTGACTTCGTCGAGCGTTGGGCCGAGTTTCGGGATTGTTTATACGGTCAAGAACGAGGCCCGGCTGCTACCCGATGCGCTGAAGTGGCATCGGACGCTTGGTGCGCAACGGTTCTACGTCTTCCTCGACGGCACCACCGATTCCATGCGCGACTGGCTGGACAAGCAGCGCGACGTGATGGTGCGCGAGAGCGTGCCGCCCGATGAAGTCCGCGATGCTCCCGGCTTCTCGAAGAAGCTGGCCAAGGGCTGGGGCAGCTTCATCGATGCCCGCAAGAACCTTAACGCGTGGGTCGCGGCGCGGCTGGCGCTGAAGGACGGCATCGCATGGCTGGCGATGATCGATCCCGACGAGTTGTTGCTGCCCGATCCGTCCGGCGGCGTCGATCCCATCGCGATGCAGAGCTTGCTCGCCGGGCAGGAGCCGGATGTCGCGCAGGTCCTGCTGCCCAATTGCGATGTCCTGCCCGATGGCGCAGCGCGGGCGTATCCTTTCGCGCATCGGCACTTCCAGGCGCGCTTTCCTGCGCTGGAGGCGGCGTGGCGCACGTCGCGAAAAGCGTTGTCGGTGGTCTCGAACCCGCTCAAGGTGGCGCGCTACGACCAGTGGTACTGGGACAAGGCGCTGGGCAGAGATCTGCCGCGGCGGCTGTTCCATCCGGAGACGGGCGAGGCGATCCCGGCGGGCTATTTTCTTTCTTACTCCAGCCACAAGTCTATCCTGCGCACGCGGCTGGCGCGGGGTTGGCTGCCGACGATCCATCACTGGAAGAAGGGCGATGGCGAAGGCGAGACCGTGAAGGCGAAACGCGCCAAGATGCTGCATTTCGACTTCACCGATGCCGAGAGCTACCTGCACAAGTTCGGCCAGCGGCGCGGCAATCGCGAGGAGCGTCCGGTCCATTTCGCCGCCCGGCGCGCGATCGGCGATATCGCGCTCGATTGCAATGAGGCGGATGCGCGGCGCTTCTTCGATGAATGCCTGACCGTCAGCGATCCGGCGCGGATAGCGCATCTCGTCAAGCGCGGTGTCGCGCTCGACCTGCCGCAGGTGGAGCGCTTCTTCGTGGGCGAAGGGGGCGCGGCGTGA
- a CDS encoding FkbM family methyltransferase, translating to MKLFRPYLWGGRIIKLARRLGMDVMPTLTRDHRIAGARLAWREEEPGLLRGAVVEGAHDGVPIRLFVANDLDVIQQVHRKGEFYEPEELAIIKSAWDQRLGGGTFLDVGANVGNHALFAALVLGADRVIASEPQEVAARIFETNAALNHVANRIELHRVGLSDSAGQARLQSTSNNLGAARLEQGEGGIDLVTGDALVGEQAIGFIKIDTEGFELPVLRGLTATIARDHPPLFVEVETENLAAFEQFCAEHGYAVTERFQRYETSVNCLAIHQENS from the coding sequence GTGAAGCTGTTCCGGCCCTATCTGTGGGGCGGCCGCATCATCAAGCTGGCGCGGCGGCTGGGCATGGACGTGATGCCGACGCTGACCCGCGACCACCGCATCGCCGGCGCGCGGCTGGCGTGGCGGGAGGAAGAACCCGGCCTGCTGCGGGGTGCGGTGGTCGAGGGTGCGCATGACGGGGTGCCGATCAGGCTCTTCGTCGCCAACGATCTCGACGTGATCCAGCAGGTCCACCGCAAGGGCGAATTCTATGAGCCGGAAGAACTGGCGATCATCAAGAGCGCCTGGGACCAACGTCTTGGGGGCGGCACCTTCCTCGATGTCGGAGCGAACGTAGGCAACCATGCGCTGTTCGCTGCGCTGGTGCTGGGCGCGGACAGAGTGATCGCTTCCGAACCGCAGGAAGTAGCGGCGCGAATCTTCGAAACCAACGCTGCGCTCAATCACGTTGCAAATCGGATCGAGCTGCACCGTGTCGGCTTATCGGACAGCGCGGGGCAGGCCAGATTGCAGAGCACCAGCAACAATCTCGGCGCAGCCCGTCTTGAGCAAGGCGAGGGCGGCATCGACCTCGTCACCGGCGATGCATTGGTCGGCGAGCAAGCCATCGGCTTCATCAAGATCGACACCGAAGGCTTCGAACTCCCGGTCCTGCGCGGCCTCACCGCCACCATCGCCCGCGATCACCCGCCGCTGTTCGTCGAAGTCGAGACCGAAAACCTCGCCGCATTCGAGCAATTCTGCGCCGAGCACGGCTACGCCGTCACCGAACGGTTCCAGCGCTACGAAACCAGCGTGAACTGTCTCGCCATCCACCAAGAGAATAGCTAA